From one Candidatus Chlorobium masyuteum genomic stretch:
- a CDS encoding DHA2 family efflux MFS transporter permease subunit, producing the protein MTSIAPMLPNPAHTYETGLKKVIITLTVIVSAMLELIDTTIVNVALTQISGNLGASIEDVAWVVTSYAIANVIVIPLSGFLGNLLGRRNYYIGSILLFTAASLLCGMAPNIWALVFFRFLQGLGGGALLPTSQAILYETYRPEERGKATGIFSMGLVLGPTVGPLLGGYLVDYFSWEWCFFVNIPVGLLAAWSSYTFLKEPKVKHAVGSIDWTGIGLLTVGIGSLQFILERGESKDWFETPYITWFTIIAVVALLAFVWWELHTEEPAVDLRVLARSNNLAIAAVLTFIVGYGLYGSLFVFPVFVQRLLGFTALLTGTVLFPSALVTGIIALPLGIALQRGASPKLLMGFGMSAFVIFCWYLGQQTMQSGASNFFWVLLLRGVALGFIFIPVTMLAVAGLHGRDIGQATGLNNMVRQLGGSFGIAITNTYIAKRVAAHRVELLSHLSPYDPAAVARIDAIKQAATMRAGVSPSESELVALKALEGTVTIQSHHLAYMDAFMLIALLFALALPLLFFIKINKSEKADLSSAH; encoded by the coding sequence CCGGGTTGAAGAAAGTGATCATCACACTGACGGTTATCGTCTCGGCAATGCTTGAGCTGATCGACACCACCATCGTCAACGTAGCGCTCACCCAGATCAGCGGCAACCTCGGCGCAAGTATTGAGGATGTTGCCTGGGTAGTCACCAGCTATGCTATCGCCAACGTTATCGTCATTCCTCTTTCAGGCTTTTTGGGCAACCTTCTCGGACGACGGAACTATTACATCGGTTCGATACTGCTTTTTACTGCAGCTTCGCTGCTTTGCGGCATGGCGCCGAACATCTGGGCTCTGGTCTTTTTCCGCTTTCTGCAGGGACTCGGGGGGGGAGCGCTTCTGCCTACCTCACAGGCAATCCTCTACGAAACCTACCGTCCTGAAGAGCGGGGCAAAGCAACCGGCATCTTCTCCATGGGACTTGTGCTCGGCCCCACCGTAGGGCCGCTGCTTGGAGGCTATCTGGTGGACTACTTCTCCTGGGAGTGGTGCTTCTTCGTGAACATTCCTGTCGGCCTCCTGGCAGCATGGTCTTCATACACTTTTCTCAAGGAACCGAAGGTAAAGCACGCTGTCGGCTCTATCGACTGGACCGGAATCGGGCTTTTGACCGTCGGCATCGGATCGCTGCAGTTTATTCTTGAAAGAGGGGAATCAAAAGACTGGTTTGAAACACCCTATATTACCTGGTTCACCATCATTGCCGTGGTTGCCCTGTTGGCTTTTGTCTGGTGGGAGCTGCACACCGAAGAGCCGGCTGTTGACCTGCGAGTGCTTGCCCGAAGCAACAACCTTGCTATTGCAGCAGTTCTTACCTTTATTGTCGGATACGGGCTGTACGGCTCACTCTTTGTCTTTCCTGTCTTTGTACAGCGGCTTCTCGGCTTTACGGCTCTCCTTACAGGAACCGTGCTCTTTCCAAGTGCACTGGTAACCGGAATCATTGCGCTGCCACTTGGCATCGCCCTTCAGAGGGGCGCATCACCAAAACTGCTGATGGGTTTCGGAATGAGCGCATTTGTCATTTTCTGCTGGTACCTCGGCCAGCAGACCATGCAGTCAGGTGCATCAAACTTCTTCTGGGTGCTGCTCCTCAGAGGCGTGGCACTCGGCTTTATCTTCATCCCGGTCACCATGCTCGCGGTGGCAGGACTGCACGGCAGGGATATCGGCCAGGCAACCGGGCTCAACAACATGGTGCGACAGCTTGGCGGCTCTTTCGGCATCGCCATCACCAACACCTATATCGCCAAACGGGTTGCCGCTCACCGGGTAGAACTGCTGAGCCATCTCTCCCCCTACGATCCAGCCGCAGTGGCAAGAATTGATGCCATTAAGCAGGCTGCAACCATGAGGGCCGGTGTTTCACCCTCCGAATCGGAGCTTGTAGCCCTGAAGGCGCTGGAAGGTACGGTTACCATACAAAGCCACCATCTCGCCTATATGGATGCATTCATGCTGATCGCACTCCTCTTTGCGCTTGCACTGCCGCTGCTTTTTTTCATTAAAATCAACAAAAGCGAAAAAGCAGATCTCTCCTCCGCCCACTGA
- a CDS encoding MFS transporter, with protein MTLPAEDATSNNTTRSGPQRERSLSGRLLSAFPAFQSPDFRRYFPGQVISMIGTWIQMVAQGWLVLEITGSAFDVGLAAAASTLPTLFLSLFGGVLVDRYPRRTILLWTQSSAMLLAFVLGFFALTGTVTIGIILVLSFLLGCVNALNVPALQAFLSEIVEREHLSSAIAMNSAIYNGSRVIGPAIAGFLISATGTGGAFLLNGVSFLAVIISLVSMKRAPKKQTATISGNPVQAIREGLSYSWQHPVIRTAIFFIAVIAIFAWSYVTMLPVIAKQTFGMGAKGLGYLYGVSGLGSVIGTVLVSIFSGRVDRLVFIAGGTILFALALIGFTFSVSLPVALFFLFLGGFGLVAAVSTLSATIQSTVDDRFRGRVMSLYMMVFMGFMPIGNLEIGYISEHFGTGIAIRAGCTVTILAAIVLIYTNRSVRKAYTRYNSSDGAQ; from the coding sequence ATGACGCTGCCTGCTGAAGACGCAACATCAAACAATACGACACGTTCCGGGCCTCAAAGAGAGCGTTCACTATCGGGACGCCTCCTTTCGGCGTTTCCGGCGTTTCAGAGTCCTGATTTTCGCCGCTACTTTCCGGGACAGGTTATCTCCATGATCGGCACCTGGATCCAGATGGTGGCCCAGGGGTGGCTGGTGCTTGAAATTACCGGTTCAGCGTTTGACGTTGGTCTTGCCGCCGCCGCATCAACCCTCCCGACCCTCTTTCTCTCCCTCTTCGGCGGAGTGCTTGTCGACCGTTACCCGCGCAGAACCATTCTGCTCTGGACGCAGTCATCGGCAATGCTGCTTGCCTTTGTTCTCGGTTTTTTTGCCTTGACCGGCACGGTCACCATAGGCATCATCCTCGTTCTCTCCTTTCTGCTCGGATGCGTCAATGCCCTGAATGTTCCGGCCCTGCAGGCATTTCTCAGTGAAATTGTGGAGCGGGAGCATCTCTCTTCGGCAATTGCGATGAATTCGGCTATCTACAACGGTTCGCGGGTGATTGGTCCGGCAATCGCGGGTTTTCTGATTTCGGCAACCGGAACAGGCGGCGCTTTTCTGCTCAATGGCGTCAGTTTTCTTGCGGTCATTATCTCCCTCGTCTCCATGAAAAGAGCTCCGAAAAAGCAGACCGCGACCATTTCAGGCAATCCGGTGCAGGCGATCAGGGAGGGACTGAGCTACTCCTGGCAGCATCCGGTGATCCGCACCGCTATTTTTTTTATTGCCGTCATCGCCATTTTTGCATGGTCCTATGTTACCATGCTTCCGGTTATTGCCAAACAAACTTTCGGCATGGGAGCAAAAGGTCTTGGCTATCTCTACGGCGTGTCGGGTCTTGGTTCGGTTATCGGGACCGTGCTTGTCTCCATCTTCTCCGGAAGAGTTGACCGGCTTGTTTTTATTGCCGGTGGAACCATTCTGTTCGCTCTGGCACTAATCGGGTTTACCTTTTCTGTTTCACTACCGGTGGCGCTTTTTTTCCTTTTTCTTGGCGGGTTTGGTCTTGTGGCGGCAGTATCCACTCTGAGCGCTACTATCCAGAGCACGGTTGATGACCGTTTTCGCGGCAGGGTGATGAGCCTCTATATGATGGTCTTTATGGGTTTCATGCCGATCGGCAACCTGGAGATCGGCTATATTTCGGAGCATTTCGGTACAGGCATTGCCATCCGGGCGGGGTGTACGGTAACCATTCTTGCTGCGATAGTTCTCATCTACACCAATCGCAGTGTCCGCAAGGCTTACACCCGGTACAACTCATCGGACGGGGCGCAGTAA
- a CDS encoding acetate uptake transporter family protein — MNVVNPEAIGLFGLIVTVWVFGLEQLGFGLDKETDHAKLGRSLAHVALWFGGVAQIFTAVCMFLFDMGLPAELRIYLGTIFATYGLFWVVVAMHFYNPGDKKSYAHMFFGIFFITALFSYKAILLGKIWPLATVLLLINVLTILLPFAWYKQNAIITKICGATNVAIGLCAVPLLLHSLGI, encoded by the coding sequence ATGAATGTAGTAAATCCGGAAGCTATCGGCCTGTTCGGGCTGATCGTCACCGTCTGGGTGTTCGGTCTCGAACAGTTGGGGTTCGGGCTGGACAAGGAAACAGATCATGCAAAGCTGGGGCGAAGTCTTGCCCATGTCGCCCTCTGGTTCGGCGGCGTCGCACAGATTTTCACCGCCGTATGCATGTTTCTGTTCGACATGGGGTTGCCTGCTGAACTGCGAATCTATCTCGGCACCATCTTTGCCACCTACGGCCTTTTCTGGGTTGTTGTCGCCATGCATTTCTACAATCCCGGCGACAAAAAGAGCTATGCCCACATGTTTTTCGGGATCTTTTTCATTACGGCACTCTTCAGCTACAAGGCCATCCTGCTCGGCAAAATCTGGCCACTGGCCACCGTGCTGCTGCTCATCAATGTGCTGACCATCCTGCTTCCGTTTGCCTGGTACAAACAGAACGCCATCATCACCAAAATCTGCGGAGCAACAAACGTGGCCATCGGCCTCTGTGCCGTACCGCTCCTCCTGCACTCCCTCGGCATCTGA
- a CDS encoding dodecin: MSDHIYKKIELVGSSTTSIEEAVKNAVAKAAETIRNIRWVEVLETRCHISDQQVAYWQVTVKIGFTLDEE, translated from the coding sequence ATGAGTGATCACATCTATAAGAAAATTGAACTTGTCGGCTCTTCAACGACAAGCATTGAAGAGGCAGTAAAAAATGCAGTAGCAAAAGCAGCCGAGACCATCAGAAACATCCGCTGGGTTGAGGTTCTTGAAACCCGTTGCCATATCTCTGACCAGCAGGTCGCCTACTGGCAGGTTACCGTGAAAATCGGCTTCACCCTTGACGAGGAGTAA